Below is a genomic region from Paenibacillus rhizovicinus.
AATCGATGAGCATGCGCAGCGCTTCGATCACGATATATTCATCGTCAAATACGACGGCTTTAAGCATCGTTTACGCCTCCTCGCGACAGGGTTTGAACCTTACTTCTACCTTGGTGCCTGCGCCCGCTTCGCTTGTCATTCGGAAGATGCTGGTCGCCCCGTAGTAGAGCTCGATACGGTCCTTCACATTGGTGAGCCCGTACCCTTTATCGACTACCGACATATCGACGATGCCTACCCCGTCGTCCTCGACAACGAACACGAGATACTCGCCCTCCATTCTCCCCGTTACCTCGATCTTCCCCGTTCCCAGCTTGGGCTCGAGACCGTGATAGATCGCATTCTCCACGAGCGGCTGCACGATCAGCTTCAGAATCTCGATGCTCATGATCGATTCGTCGATGTCCGCATGATACGTGAACCGGTTATTATAGCGAATGTTCTGGATCGTCATATAATGATCGATGTGCTGAAGCTCCTTATAGACGGGAATCGTCTCTTTGCCCTTATTCAGGCTGAGCTTGAAGCTCTCGGACAACGAAAGCGCCATCTGGGCAGCCTCCTGATTCTTCTGCAAGCGGGCCATCCAATAGATCGAATCCAGCGTGTTATACAGAAAATGAGGCTTGATCTGCGCCTGGAGCGCACGCAGCTCGGCTTCCCTCTCCTTCAGCTCCGAATGGACGAGTCTCGCGGACAGCTCCTCGTTCTCCGAGGATATGCGCTTGAACGTCTCCCCGATCGTGCCCACCTCGTCCTGCGGAAACTTGTCGCCGAATTCCCGCGCTCCCTTGTTCCAATCGACCATCATTTTCTTGATTTGAATGAGCGGCTTCGTGATCGTGCCGGAGATCACCACCGAGAGCAGCAGCGCCACCAGCGCGATGAGCGAGGCGATCAAGGTGGTCGCCGTACCGATCCGGTTCGACTGCTTCAGCAGCTCCTTCTTCTTCATTACGTGCAGCAGCATCCAGCCCGTCGACTGGTTCCGATACTCGCTGACCAGGTAACCCCGCTTGCGCAGCTCGTTCTCCGTATCGGTCAAGCTGCCCGCCATCTTGGGCAGATCCGGCGGCCTCTCCTCGGGATAGACCACCTTAAGCTGGTCCCGCGAGGAGTCCACCGCCATGAACAGGCCATTATTATGGCTTTCGCTGAATACGCTGCCGAACATCGTCTTCGATAGGTTCACGATCAGCAGGCCGAGCGTTCGGCCGTTCGGGTCGCCGGAGTCACGGAACAGTTTGACCGTCGAGAACGTGTTGGGCGCATCGCCGAGCACGTTATAGTCGAAGAACACCACCCTGCCCTTGGCGTCGACCGCGCGCTTGTACCAATCCGACGCTTCGATGTCCCGCTTCTTCGTCGGCGTCTCGTAGATGCCCGCATCGTCGGATTTGCCGAGACAATACGTTTGGTAATAGAGGTCCAGCACGCAGAGCGAATTGACATAGCGCGAATCGTAAGAATCGCTGTTGATAACCCACTGCAGCCTGCTGCTGGTGGTGGCGTTCATCTCGCTCTGCTGCACGCTCGTATTGATCTCGCTGCTCCGCAGGTCGCCTCGGATCTCGTCGTTCAAGACGATCGAACGGTTCAGGCTGATGATGTTGCGGAACAGCAAATCAGCTACCTCGCTGGAAGTCTCCAGATGATCGAGGTTCGTCTGCGAGATGGTCCGCGTCAGCGTGTCTTTGGCGATGTTGAACGAAATATAGCCGAGGAGGAACAGCGGAGGCACGGCCAGCAGGACCATGGCCGCCATGAAGCGGCTTCTGACTTTGCGGAATCGGAACGGGGATAACAGCCTCGAAGTCCATCTCATAATTCCAACGCTCGCCTTCTGTAAAGTATCGTTCAGACCCAAAGGCCGCGCCGCAATCGTGCTTAATTGCATCGTAACGAATGGAAACCGCGGCGCATAGTCCGGCTTTCATTGAATTGCCGTCCGATAGAATTAGATGCAGCACCATAGCGGACGATCAAGTCCGAATCCTTAGTAAGCGCTTGCAAAATAACTCGTCGCAGATCGTTCGTACCTGCACTATTCACTATTTCCACACGCGCGCTGCTAATCCTCTTGCAAGATTGCGCCGCGGGTACGTTGCAGCCAGCCGAGTCAAACCAGAGTCCGGCGCTTCATCGCCAAAGACAAACAAGCCGTCAAGGGAGAATCCCCCAAACGGCTTGCTTTACGGCGGTATGAATGCGGCGAAATGCCGCGCAAATTCGACCTGTCGGTTTAGTTATCGCTACCGTAATCCGTGTGAGTATCGCATTCGTTAGCTGACAGCTGAATCGGCATTTCGCTCACCTGCCGACTATTCGAACTGCAGCATCGTCCCGTCCAGCTCGGCCGATTGCATGACCTTCTCGACGAGCCGAAGGCTCGCAAGTCCATCGCCGATCGGACACAGCTCGGGTCCTTCGCCGCGCAGCGCCGCGATGAACGCGATGTTCTCCTCCAAGTAAACGTCGACCTCTTCCTCGAACAGCCGGCGAACCGGCTCGGCACCGCCCGTCAGGACGAATTCCGCCTTGTTCGGCCCCATGAAGTAAACGGTCGCCTTGCTGCAAACGACCGTGAAGGAGCTGTTCCATTCCATCGGCACCGCGCAGTTGGAGGCGCAGATCGACGCCATCGCGCCGGATTCGAAACGAACGATCGCGGCGCTCGTATCTTCGACGGTATAGTCGGATATTTCGCGGTGGGCCAGATTCCCCGTCAACCCGCTGACGCGCGTCGGGGTGCCGAACAGATGCATCGCCAGGTCATACGTATGTATCGCCTGCTCGAACACTTGTCCGCCGGAGAGGCTGCGATCTCGCCACCATGGCGAATGGAGCGAATTGCAGTCGTAACGCCCGTCGAACAGCGTGGGAACGCCGGCCGTGCCGTCGTCGATCATCCGTTTCAGCTCCCGCACCGCGGAGCCGAAGCGATTATGGTAGCCCACCTGGGACAGAACGCCCGCTTGCTCCACTGCCAGAACCATGCTAGCCGCCGTTTCCGAATCCAAGGCGATCGGCTTCTCTACGAAGACGGCACAGCCTCGTTTGGCTGCGGCTTCCACCTGGCCCCGATGCGCGTAAGGCGGGATGCACACATAGACCGCATCCAACGTCTCCTGCTCCAGCATATCTTCATAGCGATCATACGCCGCTGCCGTGCCGCCCGCATGCTCCGCATTGAACGCTTCCGCCTTCTCCATCGATTGCCCGCATACGGCCGTAATCTCGACCCCGGACAAACTTCTCAAATGTTTCGCATGCGCGCGGCCCATACCGCCTAGTCCGATAATACCGACCCGAATCTGTTTCTCCACTTTCCGCACCTCCGCAGGTTATCCCATCACATTGGCCATGAACGGCCTGTTAGCAAATCTGAAGACAATACGTCCATTATATGGCTGACGGATTCTGCCGTACAGTACAAGTCTACAGCCGTTATTGTGATTTCTACAGGCGGAGGCAGGCGGT
It encodes:
- a CDS encoding cache domain-containing sensor histidine kinase — protein: MRWTSRLLSPFRFRKVRSRFMAAMVLLAVPPLFLLGYISFNIAKDTLTRTISQTNLDHLETSSEVADLLFRNIISLNRSIVLNDEIRGDLRSSEINTSVQQSEMNATTSSRLQWVINSDSYDSRYVNSLCVLDLYYQTYCLGKSDDAGIYETPTKKRDIEASDWYKRAVDAKGRVVFFDYNVLGDAPNTFSTVKLFRDSGDPNGRTLGLLIVNLSKTMFGSVFSESHNNGLFMAVDSSRDQLKVVYPEERPPDLPKMAGSLTDTENELRKRGYLVSEYRNQSTGWMLLHVMKKKELLKQSNRIGTATTLIASLIALVALLLSVVISGTITKPLIQIKKMMVDWNKGAREFGDKFPQDEVGTIGETFKRISSENEELSARLVHSELKEREAELRALQAQIKPHFLYNTLDSIYWMARLQKNQEAAQMALSLSESFKLSLNKGKETIPVYKELQHIDHYMTIQNIRYNNRFTYHADIDESIMSIEILKLIVQPLVENAIYHGLEPKLGTGKIEVTGRMEGEYLVFVVEDDGVGIVDMSVVDKGYGLTNVKDRIELYYGATSIFRMTSEAGAGTKVEVRFKPCREEA
- a CDS encoding Gfo/Idh/MocA family protein, which translates into the protein MEKQIRVGIIGLGGMGRAHAKHLRSLSGVEITAVCGQSMEKAEAFNAEHAGGTAAAYDRYEDMLEQETLDAVYVCIPPYAHRGQVEAAAKRGCAVFVEKPIALDSETAASMVLAVEQAGVLSQVGYHNRFGSAVRELKRMIDDGTAGVPTLFDGRYDCNSLHSPWWRDRSLSGGQVFEQAIHTYDLAMHLFGTPTRVSGLTGNLAHREISDYTVEDTSAAIVRFESGAMASICASNCAVPMEWNSSFTVVCSKATVYFMGPNKAEFVLTGGAEPVRRLFEEEVDVYLEENIAFIAALRGEGPELCPIGDGLASLRLVEKVMQSAELDGTMLQFE